Below is a window of Streptomyces sp. ITFR-16 DNA.
CCGCGACGGCCCCGGCGGTCGCGGTAGCGCCCGCGGCGGCCGCGCCGGCCGCCCTCGTCGTCGAAGCCGTCGTCCTGGGGTCCGCCGCCGCCCTGGCCCTGGTTCTGGCCCTGGCCGCCGCCCTGGCCACCCTGGCGCTGGCGCTGGCCGCCCTGGCCGCCGCCCTGCTCGTCGCCCTTGCCGCGGCGGTCGCGCTGACGCTCACGGCGCTCGCCGCGGTCGCCCCGCTCACCGCGCTGGCCGCGGTCCTGGCGGTCGCCACGACGGCCCTCGGCGTTGTCCGCGGCGGCTTCCGCCTTGGCCTCGGAGCGGTCCTCGGCAGGGGCCTCGTGCTTCGGCTCGTCCTGCGTGCGGTCCTTGGCCTGCGCCTTGGTGTCCTGCTTGCTCTCCGGGCTGCCCGCCTGCGCGGTCGCACGGCGGCGACGGCGCTCGCCCGTGGGCTGGTCGTCGCTGGCCGGCTGGCCGGGGATGTCGATCTGCTGCTGCGCGGCGGCCTTCTCGGCGGGCGCGGCGGCCGGCGTCTCGTCACCTGCACCGGTGCGCGCCTTGGAGGTGGCCCGGCGCTTCGGCTTGGTCTCCGTCCCCTCGGCGGGGGCGGCGGCGGCCTTGGCCTTGGGCGCGGACGAGCCACCCGCCTGGGCCTCCTTGATGACCTCGATCAGCTGGCTCTTGCGCATCCGCGCGGTGCCCTTGATACCGAGGCCGGACGCGACCTGCTGCAGCTCGGCCAGGACCATGCCGTCAAGGCCGGTGCCGGAGCGGCGGCGCCGTGCGGTGGTGCCAGTGGCAGCACCTTCGGCGGGCGCGGCGCTGTCGACGCTCTTGTCGGCAGTCACGCCCATCAGATCGGTGGTGTCGCTCACGAAGGGTCCTTCCCTGGAGCGGACGTCGGCCTTCTGGCTCGGCGACCGGTTGTGCTGTCCGACTGCGGTCTTCGGTGCGGACCGTGCCGGGGCGGTGGTCCGCCGGTTAGGTACGGCGGAGAGATGAACGTGTGCATGGGCCCGGCGCGAGCATCCCCCTGCTCGGCCCACTCCTGGACGAGCGAGGGGTGTCGTGCCGGTTCCGGAGCGTGCTCGCAACTGCTCAGGCAGGCTGCTCAGGCAGTTGGGGAGGCTCCCGGAGGAAATGGTGGTCCCGGAAAGGGACACGAAGCAACGCGCCTCATGGACGTCGATTGCAGACTTGAGGTTAACACTACCGGCTCCAACAAACATTCCCCCTCTCACGCACCGGCAATCACTTCTCCGCTATGGAGCGAGCGGCAGCACGCTCGCGCCGTGGGCGTCGAGAGTGAGCCGGTTGGCCGCCCATCCCTCGCCCGCCAGCCGTGCGACCTTGTCGGCCGCACCGTCCTCGGCCAGTGCCAGCACGGTGGGTCCGGCACCGGAGATGACCGCGGGGACGCCGTCGCCGCGCAGTCGGTTCACGAGCTCCACGCTCTCGGGCATCGCCGGGGCGCGGTACTCCTGGTGGAGCCGGTCCTCGGTGGCCGTGAGCAGCAGCTCGGGGCGCCTGGTCAGGGCCTCGACGAGCAGCGCGGCACGGCCGGCGTTGAAGGCGGCGTCGACGTGCGGGACGGTGCGCGGCAGCAGTCCGCGCGCCGTCTCGGTGAGTACCGGCTTGCCGGGGACGAAAACCACCGGAACGATGGAATCCGAGGGATCCATCCTGAGGGCGCGGGCCGACCCGCCGTCCATCCAGGCGAGCGTGAATCCACCGAGGAGGCAGGCCGCGACGTTGTCCGGGTGGCCCTCGATCTCGGTGGCGAGCTCCAGCAGGGCCGCGTCGTCGAGGCGGGCGTCACCGCCGGTCGTCACGGCGCGGGCGGCGACGATGCCGGCGCAGATGGCGGCGGAGGAGGAGCCGAGGCCGCGTCCGTGCGGGATGCGGTTGGCGCAGACGATCTCCAGGCCGCGGGGCTGTCCGCCGAGCAGGTCGAAGGCGGTGCGCAGGGACCGTACGAGCAGGTGCTTCTCGTCGCGGGGCAGGGTGTCCGCGCCCTCGCCGGCGATGTCGATGTGCAGTCCGGAGTCCGCGACGCGGACGACGACGTCGTCGTAGAGGCCGAGCGACAGGCCGAGGGCGTCGAAACCGGGGCCCAGGTTGGCGCTGGTCGCGGGGACGCGCACCCGGACGGCGGCGGCTCGGAAGGCGGGACCGGCCATCGCTGTGACGACTCTCCTTGTGAGGCGGCGGGGAATTCGGGGAGCTGCGGCTTCCGGGGTTCTGGGGATTCTTCATGGGGGGAGCCGCAGCGGCCCGTACACCCCGGCATATGCGGCGGGGCTGGTTGGGTACAGCTTATCGAAGGAAGGTTCTGTGGCGACATAGGGCGCACAGGAGGCGCACGATGCGTGTCGCATTCCGCCGGTGCGCTCTCCGCCCGGAAAAGGGGCGGTTGAGCTGGCTTTCTGACGGTCCGTCGTCACGGCAGTGTCCCGGGTCCCGGAACACTGCCGCGCGGCAGACGGCGGTCGGCGCCAGGACCTAGGCGAGGCCCAGCTTCTCGGCGGCGGCGACCGCGTCGACGGGGACCGTGACGGGCTGGGGGGCGCCGGCGACGGCCCAGTCCGGGTCCTTGAGGCCGTTGCCGGTGACCGTGCAGACGATCTTCTGTCCGGGGTCGACCTTGCCCTCCTCGGCGGCCTTGAGCAGCCCGGCGACGGACGCGGCCGACGCGGGCTCCACGAAAACACCCTCCTGGGAGGCCAACAGGCGGTAGGCGGCCAGGATCTGACGGTCCGTGACCTCGTCAATGAAGCCGCCCGACTCGTCCCGCGCGGCGAGCGCGTACTGCCAGGAGGCCGGGTTGCCGATCCGGATCGCGGTGGCGATGGTCGACGGGTCCTTGACGACCTCGCCGCGCACGATGGGCGCGGAGCCGGAGGCCTGGAAGCCCCACATCCGCGGCTTGTGCGTGGCCAGGCCGTCCCCGGCGTACTCCGTGTAGCCCTTCCAGTACGCGGTGATGTTGCCCGCGTTGCCGACCGGGAGGACATGGATGTCCGGGGCGTCGCCGAGCGCGTCGACGATCTCGAACGCGGCGGTCTTCTGGCCCTCGATACGGACCGGGTTGACCGAATTGACCAGCGCCACCGGGTAGTTGTCGGACAGCGAGCGGGCCAGCGTGAGGCAGTCGTCGAAGTTGCCGTCGACCTGGAGGATCTTGGCGCCGTGCACCAGCGCCTGGCCCATCTTGCCGAGCGCGATCTTGCCCTGCGGCACGAGGACGGCGCAGACCATGCCGGCGCGGACCGCGTACGCGGCGGCGGAGGCGGAGGTGTTGCCGGTGGAGGCGCAGATGACGGCCTGCGCACCCTCCTCCTTGGCCCGGGTGATCGCCATGGTCATGCCGCGGTCCTTGAAGGACCCGGTGGGGTTGG
It encodes the following:
- the thrB gene encoding homoserine kinase — protein: MAGPAFRAAAVRVRVPATSANLGPGFDALGLSLGLYDDVVVRVADSGLHIDIAGEGADTLPRDEKHLLVRSLRTAFDLLGGQPRGLEIVCANRIPHGRGLGSSSAAICAGIVAARAVTTGGDARLDDAALLELATEIEGHPDNVAACLLGGFTLAWMDGGSARALRMDPSDSIVPVVFVPGKPVLTETARGLLPRTVPHVDAAFNAGRAALLVEALTRRPELLLTATEDRLHQEYRAPAMPESVELVNRLRGDGVPAVISGAGPTVLALAEDGAADKVARLAGEGWAANRLTLDAHGASVLPLAP
- the thrC gene encoding threonine synthase, with product MTTKGTHQWRGIIEEYRDRLPVTSTTPVVTLREGGTPLVPAQVLSERTGCEVHLKVEGANPTGSFKDRGMTMAITRAKEEGAQAVICASTGNTSASAAAYAVRAGMVCAVLVPQGKIALGKMGQALVHGAKILQVDGNFDDCLTLARSLSDNYPVALVNSVNPVRIEGQKTAAFEIVDALGDAPDIHVLPVGNAGNITAYWKGYTEYAGDGLATHKPRMWGFQASGSAPIVRGEVVKDPSTIATAIRIGNPASWQYALAARDESGGFIDEVTDRQILAAYRLLASQEGVFVEPASAASVAGLLKAAEEGKVDPGQKIVCTVTGNGLKDPDWAVAGAPQPVTVPVDAVAAAEKLGLA